One region of Baekduia soli genomic DNA includes:
- a CDS encoding DoxX family protein gives MRVLTRSAGPAFVVAGLLHFLKPRLYEAIMPDGLPAHRALVYASGVAEIAGGAGLMAADPRVRRWAGRWLVATLAGVFPANVHMARHAERYPDIPGGRTTLLARLPLQGAFAAWVLAAGHRSG, from the coding sequence ATGCGCGTCCTGACCCGCAGCGCCGGGCCCGCGTTCGTGGTGGCCGGCCTGCTGCACTTCCTCAAGCCCCGGCTCTACGAGGCGATCATGCCCGACGGGCTGCCCGCTCACCGGGCGCTCGTGTACGCCAGCGGCGTCGCCGAGATCGCCGGAGGGGCGGGGCTCATGGCGGCCGACCCGCGCGTCCGCCGCTGGGCCGGCCGATGGCTCGTCGCCACGCTGGCGGGCGTCTTCCCGGCCAACGTGCACATGGCGCGCCACGCCGAGCGCTACCCGGACATCCCCGGTGGCCGCACCACGCTGCTGGCGCGCCTGCCCCTGCAGGGCGCCTTCGCGGCGTGGGTGCTCGCCGCCGGCCACCGCTCCGGATGA
- a CDS encoding ArsC/Spx/MgsR family protein has protein sequence MAEITVYEKPTCSTCRRLVALLRERGVDFDSVDYHVGGLAEDELRGLLDKAGLRPVDVLRRREAPAAGRDADALAALDDDALIAEMVAHPPLVERPIVVRGDRAVLARPVERVLELLDDV, from the coding sequence ATGGCCGAGATCACCGTCTACGAGAAGCCCACCTGCTCGACGTGCCGCAGGCTCGTCGCCCTCCTGCGCGAGCGCGGGGTCGACTTCGACTCGGTGGACTACCACGTCGGCGGCCTGGCCGAGGACGAGCTGCGCGGCCTGCTGGACAAGGCGGGGCTGCGCCCCGTCGACGTCCTGCGCCGCCGCGAGGCGCCCGCGGCGGGCCGCGACGCCGACGCGCTCGCGGCCCTGGACGACGACGCGCTCATCGCCGAGATGGTCGCCCACCCGCCGCTCGTGGAGCGCCCGATCGTCGTCCGCGGCGACCGCGCCGTCCTCGCCCGGCCCGTCGAGCGCGTCCTCGAGCTGCTCGACGACGTCTAG